The Pseudomonadota bacterium region TGGGCATGCGTCATGAAAAGCAGGAAATCTCTCTACACAAGTATTGAAAAAGAAATAAAAAAACTCCATACTTATGAATTACCGGAAATCATAGCGATTGATATAGATAATGTCCTATCAGAATATACCAATTGGGTTCTCAGTGAGACTATAACAGAATAGAACAGAATTAAGTTTTCCACTTGAGTCACA contains the following coding sequences:
- a CDS encoding divalent-cation tolerance protein CutA, giving the protein MNGIIQIITTIDSKDKIEKIGRHLLERRLVSSVQIIGPIKSIYWWKGKIEEAEEWACVMKSRKSLYTSIEKEIKKLHTYELPEIIAIDIDNVLSEYTNWVLSETITE